The Rubrobacter calidifluminis genome contains a region encoding:
- a CDS encoding cupin domain-containing protein, producing MPAGGSAPGGPYRVLGGMSVAVKVPAARTEGQVLIVENTNPRTGGPPRHLHHAQEEWFYAVEGSYVIEVGDERYELGPGDSLLAPRKVPHVWAHVGEGTGRLLIAFRPAGSMEAFFAGLARLDGGSPHEEVQGLFREYGMEVTGPPLLVE from the coding sequence TTGCCGGCTGGTGGTAGCGCCCCGGGTGGACCGTACCGGGTGCTCGGCGGGATGTCCGTGGCCGTCAAGGTCCCCGCCGCCAGGACCGAAGGGCAGGTGCTGATCGTCGAGAACACCAACCCGCGGACGGGAGGCCCACCGCGGCACCTGCACCACGCTCAGGAGGAGTGGTTCTACGCCGTCGAGGGAAGCTACGTGATCGAGGTCGGGGACGAGCGCTACGAGCTCGGGCCGGGGGACTCCCTCCTCGCGCCGCGGAAGGTGCCTCACGTCTGGGCCCACGTCGGAGAGGGAACGGGGCGGCTGCTCATCGCGTTCCGTCCCGCGGGGAGCATGGAGGCGTTCTTCGCGGGGCTGGCGCGCCTGGATGGCGGTTCGCCTCACGAGGAAGTGCAGGGACTGTTCCGCGAGTACGGCATGGAGGTGACCGGCCCGCCGCTGCTGGTCGAGTGA